In Spirochaetales bacterium, one genomic interval encodes:
- the uvsE gene encoding UV DNA damage repair endonuclease UvsE, with product MIRAGLCCLFKKEPVTFRQTTYRYLRTLTHREQRERLSLIALHNAHALYETLLYCRDHGIGDFRITSRFLPLATHPACGYGIEDLPEYGEIERILSECHEFSRLHDIRLTFHPDQFVLLNSPSPDVTAASIGELVYQAELAERVGADVITLHAGGVFGDKPDALNRLYDRIPGLPAAVKTYLALENDDRSYTPEDILSFCERLQERGNTRIPFVYDVHHHRCLPDGLAATEVTERAIATWNREPLFHISSPIAGWGRPDEKKHHDFIDPKDIPASWPRLDITVEVEAKAKEFAVLDFIENTRKMIASL from the coding sequence ATGATCCGCGCGGGACTCTGCTGTCTCTTTAAAAAGGAACCTGTCACATTCAGACAAACGACATATCGTTATCTCAGGACATTGACGCACAGGGAGCAGCGAGAACGGCTTTCACTCATCGCCCTGCATAACGCGCACGCCCTTTACGAAACCCTCTTGTACTGCCGCGATCACGGTATCGGTGATTTCAGGATCACGAGCCGTTTCCTGCCCCTTGCCACGCATCCGGCCTGCGGGTACGGCATAGAGGACCTTCCCGAATACGGAGAAATTGAACGCATCCTTTCCGAATGCCATGAATTCTCCCGCCTGCATGATATCCGGCTTACCTTTCATCCGGACCAGTTTGTCCTCCTCAACTCACCCTCACCCGACGTGACGGCCGCTTCGATCGGGGAACTCGTGTATCAGGCGGAACTGGCGGAGCGGGTCGGCGCGGATGTCATCACCCTTCACGCGGGAGGCGTCTTCGGCGACAAACCGGATGCCCTGAACCGGCTTTACGACCGGATTCCGGGACTGCCCGCCGCGGTGAAAACATATCTCGCGCTTGAAAACGACGACAGGTCCTATACGCCGGAGGATATCCTTTCGTTCTGCGAACGCCTTCAGGAACGGGGCAACACCCGGATTCCCTTTGTCTATGACGTCCACCATCACCGCTGCCTTCCCGACGGCCTTGCTGCCACCGAGGTGACGGAACGTGCGATTGCCACATGGAACAGGGAACCCCTATTCCATATTTCAAGTCCGATAGCGGGGTGGGGGCGGCCGGATGAAAAAAAACATCATGATTTTATCGATCCAAAAGACATCCCCGCTTCATGGCCCCGTCTGGATATTACCGTCGAGGTGGAAGCAAAGGCAAAAGAGTTTGCCGTTCTGGATTTTATTGAAAATACACGAAAAATGATCGCCTCGTTATAA